A window from Gossypium raimondii isolate GPD5lz chromosome 7, ASM2569854v1, whole genome shotgun sequence encodes these proteins:
- the LOC105791088 gene encoding protein SOSEKI 5 produces MAVSSSRGTTTEFGVVSRKWKERDISPERHKIWIAPKSHPTTTNSSEKKVSVVYYLSRNGQLEHPHFMEVPLSSHHGLYLKDVINRLNLLRGKGMASLYSWSCKRSYKNGFVWHDLAENDFIYPSHGQEYVLKGSEVLDHSINTKSLEVKSSSFRLTKPLESQKSENGHDFPSIRRRRNQSWTSIDLNEYRVYKAESSSDSARRLAADASTQTDDKRRSGKAMVKQTEIEEVQSESQELEQNQTSELNREEISPPPSDSSPETLETLMKADGRLRLCNGGNDDNLNKTAEGCQSGRIKAPSVLMQLISCGSISFKDCGPSSERDQGFSLIGHYKSRLPRGAGGDCNQVGKDAGIERDIGSFSRVRLEDKEYFSGSLIETKKVEVPAFKRSSSYNADRSSQLQLEEKEMDGVRAKCIPRKSKTVATKKEGNMNGDICGDNGSKRHEV; encoded by the exons ATGGCGGTCAGTTCTTCCAGAGGTACAACGACAGAGTTTGGGGTTGTTTCAAGGAAATGGAAAGAGAGAGATATAAGCCCTGAAAGGCACAAAATCTGGATTGCACCCAAGTCTCACCCCACCACCACCAACAGCTCTGAAAAGAAAGTTTCTGTTGTTTACTATTTGTCTAGAAATGGTCAGCTTGAACACCCACATTTCATGGAAGTTCCTCTCTCTTCTCATCATGGCCTTTATCTCAAAG ATGTAATCAACCGCCTAAACCTCCTTCGAGGCAAAGGCATGGCTAGCCTATACTCCTGGTCCTGCAAACG GAGTTACAAAAACGGCTTCGTTTGGCACGACTTAGCGGAGAACGATTTTATTTACCCATCTCACGGCCAAGAATACGTTCTCAAAGGATCGGAGGTTCTGGACCATTCGATAAACACGAAATCCTTGGAAGTAAAGTCGTCTTCTTTTCGGCTAACAAAACCGTTGGAGAGTCAAAAATCCGAGAACGGTCATGATTTCCCGTCAATCAGACGGCGGAGGAATCAGTCTTGGACTTCCATTGATCTCAACGAATACAGAGTTTATAAGGCCGAGTCTAGTTCCGATTCAGCACGGAGACTCGCTGCTGATGCGTCGACTCAGACTGATGATAAGAGGAGAAGTGGAAAGGCGATGGTTAAGCAAACGGAGATTGAGGAAGTGCAAAGTGAAAGTCAAGAGTTGGAGCAGAATCAAACTTCGGAGCTGAACAGGGAAGAGATTTCACCCCCGCCATCGGATTCGAGTCCGGAGACGCTCGAAACCTTGATGAAAGCTGATGGACGGCTGAGATTGTGCAATGGGGGTAACGACGATAACTTGAATAAGACTGCTGAGGGTTGCCAAAGTGGTAGAATAAAGGCGCCGTCTGTTTTGATGCAGTTGATATCCTGCGGTTCCATCTCGTTCAAGGATTGTGGACCAAGTTCGGAGAGGGATCAAGGGTTCTCGTTGATTGGGCACTATAAATCAAGGTTACCTCGTGGAGCAGGTGGGGATTGTAACCAGGTGGGAAAAGATGCAGGGATTGAAAGGGATATTGGGAGCTTCTCAAGGGTAAGATTGGAAGATAAAGAGTACTTCAGTGGGAGCTTGATTGAGACCAAGAAAGTTGAAGTTCCTGCCTTCAAGAGATCTTCTTCGTACAATGCTGATAG GAGTTCGCAGTTGCAGTTGGAAGAAAAGGAGATGGATGGCGTGCGTGCTAAGTGCATACCAAGGAAGTCGAAAACTGTGGCAACGAAGAAAGAGGGCAATATGAACGGAGATATATGTGGCGATAATGGAAGCAAAAGGCATGAAGTGTAG